The Leptospira langatensis genomic sequence AGCCGTAGTCACTTGCGAAGAGCATAATGTGATCGGAGGTCTTGGTTCTGCGGTGAGCGAATTCCTTTCGGAAGAATATCCGGTCCGGGTCTTGAAACTGGGAATGAAGGATACTTTCGGAAAATCGGGAACCTGGTCCGGCCTTCTGGATTATTTCGGTCTCAGATCCAAAAACATAACGGAATTAGCTAAAAAAGCAGTCCAATCCAAATAACAAAAGGGCGATCGTAGGATCGCCAGTCTTTCGGTTCTACATTATGCCTGGTTCCCCCACAGTAGAAGAAACAACCACGGAAGACCCGGTCTATACCGGAGGACCTTGGAGAGTCGTTCTTTGGGATGACAATGAGCATACGTACGAATATGTGATCACCATGCTCATGGATGTATGCAAGATGACACCTGAGCAGGCATTCGGTCATGCTGTGGAAGTGGATGCCCAAAAGAAGACTGTTGTCTTTGCGGGCGAGTTGGAACATGCAGAGCATATCCAAGATCTTATCTTAAATTACGGACCCGACCCATTGCTTCCTGCCTCCAAGGGTTCTATGAGCGCAACATTAGAAAGCTAAGAAGTTCCCACCATGTGGGAACTGTTACTTTCGATCTCACTTCAAGATTTGAAATTTTGCTTCACTTGGTTCAGCAAACCTGTTCTGCGATCCGTAGAGAGCAGAACACCATTCCAAGTGATACCGGTAATCTCGCTTCCTATGGGTCGCGAGATTGGGTGGGGGCGTGCTTCGCTTGAATTGCGTGGGGAACGGAAGTTCCGTTCCTCTAATGACGCTGGCCTAGAATTTCTTCTTAACTAAGATCTTTCTCTCGATCTCGAAGATTTTCTCAGGAAGTTTTTCTTTTCCGTGTTTCTTCTTATCGTTCTCTTTCAAGAACAGGTCTGCTCCGAATTTCTCGTAGGCGTCGTTCGCCTTGATATTCTTGAGCCCGATGAATTGGATATGGACTTCTCCGGCAGGAATTCCGAATTCAGTTCCTCTATCTTTCACGGAAAGAACCCTGGAAATCGCAGTCACTGTGTCTCCGCTAAAAGAAGGCTGAGTATGATATCCTTCGGTAAAGCCAAGATCCCAGAGAACGTTCTCAGTGGTGTCGCGTGACGCAAGTCCGCAAAGCCATGCGAAAACAAGTCCTCCATATACCACTGGCTCTCCTCCCATGGGGCCGGAAATTCCCGCTGAATACAATTTATCATAATGAAGTGGGTGAGTGTTCCCGACCCTATATGTCCACGCGAAATGTTCGTCGGTGATCGTTCTTCCGTTTTGGTGGATATAGATCTGTCCCGGTTCGAAGCTTTCGAAATAAGTATCCGCCCAAGTAGAAGTCTCGAATCCTTTCGGAAGCTTTAATTCTGGCAGGTCTATGTTAGGACTATCTGTCTCAGGAAAAAACGCATCCTTGATCACAGGCTTAGGAGTTCCTTTCGGTTTTCCATTAGAATGATAGATCATGATCTTTCTTTCATATTGAAGGACCAATTCCCTGTTTTGGTTCAAACAAAGAGTTCTAACGTGAACGATACCTGGTTTATCCGCACCCTTATCGTCTATTTTTAGGATCTTGGTCTTAGCGGAAAGCGTATCTCCCGGATAAACGGGTTTCAAGAATTGAACATCATAGTATCCGAGGTTGGCAAGAGCCTTTTCAGAATCGTTCTGAACTCCCAGAGAGAGTGCTACGTTAAACACCATTAAAGGGGAAACTAATAAGTCCTTGAATCCGTGAGCCTGAGCGTATGGAGCGGAGAGATAAAGAGGGTTCGCTTCCATGTATGTGGTTGCGAATTCTTGTGCGAAAGAACGATCTATCGTAAGTTCCCTAGGATGCTCGAAGATAGCTCCTTCTGTAAATTCTTCCAGATATCTGCCGTAAATTCCCCGTTTCACTTTTCCGGTGTCTACTGGAGTTTTTGGACCCAATTCCGCAAAGGGGGAAGTAGGGATTTTTGACATAGAGATCCTGCCTCTTCTTTTAGTTTCTTCCAGGATTTCGGGCCGCTTTTCTCGGAAAAGGCTTTTTCGGCTAGCGAGATCCGAAATACAGATCCAATTGTCGCCTGGAACCGAATCGAAACTCGGAGAGCAGATGCTCCTGTTTTTGAAGATCGGGGTTCATATCCTTCTCCCCAAACATATGGTTCCAAGTATTCACATATACGATGGGTAGAGCGTTCTTATTCTCCAGGCTAGCGGAAGCAAGAACACTATCCTTATGTTCCACAGGATCTTGGTAGAAGGTTTGGCTTCCAGAATACACGTTTTTCAGATCCAATTGAAATGTCTTACCATCCGGTTCTAGATGGATCGTGAAAGATTCTATATCGTAATTCCTTCCGTATTTGATCCTTCTATAGATCCTATAGAAAAAATCCTTCCAGGAATTCGGATGGATCTCGTCTTCGAAGACCAGGCTCACTTCCCATTCCGATCCGGAAGGAGTGATATCATTCTTACAATAAACAGCGATTAGACTATTGCCTGATCTGATATCTATCTCCGGCTGGGATAATAGAAGAAGATCCGTTTTCGGACAGACCGAGTCGGGAGGTTTGAACTCAGGAAGAGGAGGAGATTGACATCCGATCACTAAGAATAGGACAAGAAGAAGTAAATACGCTTTCATAAGAACGAGACCAAGGCCGAATTCGAATGACTTTTTCAATCTTGTCAAGATGGAAAATAGATGCTTTCCATCCAAGTAATTGGAAGCATGTAAACCATGCATTCTTCTTTGTTTCGAGACTTCCCCAATATTCAGCTTTCTTCTCAGAAGGAATTGGTCCGTGAAAAGATTGGACAGGCTCGCCAGGTATTGACCGAAGTATTGGCAAAGTCGGATCCGAATTACGAGTCTGTAATACGACCCTTAAACAATGTAATGGAAGAATTGCAGGAAGAGTTTACTGTTCTTTCCCACCTGAACAGCGTAAAGAATAGCGAGGAGACACAGGCAAACTATACCGAGATCCTTCCGGAAATCACAGAATTCTATACGGAACTGAGCCAAAATGAGGAACTCTACAAGGCCTATTCCGGTATTTATGAAAAGGAGAAGAAGGTTCTAGATCGCCCCAAGGCAAAAGTATTAGAGGATGCGATCCTCCAATTCAAGTTAGGAGGTGTAGGACTTCCTACAATGGAGAAGGATCGTATCCAAGAGATCCATCTTCGTCTCTCCGATCTGCAAAATCAATTTTCCCAAAATCTTTTGGACGCTACCAATTCCTTCGAATTAAAGATAGATTCCGAGGAAGATGTAAAGGAAC encodes the following:
- a CDS encoding ATP-dependent Clp protease adaptor ClpS, translated to MPGSPTVEETTTEDPVYTGGPWRVVLWDDNEHTYEYVITMLMDVCKMTPEQAFGHAVEVDAQKKTVVFAGELEHAEHIQDLILNYGPDPLLPASKGSMSATLES
- a CDS encoding MaoC family dehydratase, whose amino-acid sequence is MSKIPTSPFAELGPKTPVDTGKVKRGIYGRYLEEFTEGAIFEHPRELTIDRSFAQEFATTYMEANPLYLSAPYAQAHGFKDLLVSPLMVFNVALSLGVQNDSEKALANLGYYDVQFLKPVYPGDTLSAKTKILKIDDKGADKPGIVHVRTLCLNQNRELVLQYERKIMIYHSNGKPKGTPKPVIKDAFFPETDSPNIDLPELKLPKGFETSTWADTYFESFEPGQIYIHQNGRTITDEHFAWTYRVGNTHPLHYDKLYSAGISGPMGGEPVVYGGLVFAWLCGLASRDTTENVLWDLGFTEGYHTQPSFSGDTVTAISRVLSVKDRGTEFGIPAGEVHIQFIGLKNIKANDAYEKFGADLFLKENDKKKHGKEKLPEKIFEIERKILVKKKF
- the lsa23 gene encoding surface adhesion protein Lsa23; protein product: MHGLHASNYLDGKHLFSILTRLKKSFEFGLGLVLMKAYLLLLVLFLVIGCQSPPLPEFKPPDSVCPKTDLLLLSQPEIDIRSGNSLIAVYCKNDITPSGSEWEVSLVFEDEIHPNSWKDFFYRIYRRIKYGRNYDIESFTIHLEPDGKTFQLDLKNVYSGSQTFYQDPVEHKDSVLASASLENKNALPIVYVNTWNHMFGEKDMNPDLQKQEHLLSEFRFGSRRQLDLYFGSR